A single Trichocoleus sp. FACHB-46 DNA region contains:
- the leuS gene encoding leucine--tRNA ligase: MESRYTPKAIEDKWQQTWAELGLDQTSTDPNKPKFYALSMFPYPSGNLHMGHVRVYTIADVIARLKKMQGYRVLHPMGWDAFGLPAENAAIDRGIQPAEWTYQNVAQMQKQLQKLGTCFDWSREVTTCSPDYYRWTQWIFLQFYQAGLAYQKESAVNWDPVDQTVLANEQVDNEGRSWRSGAQVERKLLKQWFLKITDYAEQLLTDLDKLKGWPERVKLMQANWIGKSVGAYLEFPIVGSDEKIGVFTTRPDTVYGVTYVVLAPEHPLTARVTTSDRQEAVEAFAKEVAGQSELERTAEDKPKRGIPTGGKAINPFTGEEVPILIADYVLYEYGTGAVMGVPAHDVRDFKFATEKNLPIKTVIVPEGGDANAPLEAAYTEPGIMVNSGQFDGTPSIQGKEAIVKFAEAQGFGKARVQYRLRDWLISRQRYWGAPIPIIHCSQCGAVPVPDQDLPVRLPENVAFSGRGPSPLAQLEDWVNVPCPSCGTAAKRETDTMDTFIDSSWYFLRYPDANNDQQAFDPVITNDWMAVDQYVGGIEHAILHLLYSRFFTKVLRDRGLLNFDEPFERLLTQGMVQGLTYKNPTTGKYVTPNLVNAGDPRDPKTGETLEVFYEKMSKSKYNGVDPEAVLAKYGADTARMFILFKAPPEKDLEWDDADVEGQFRFLGRVWRLVSEFAEKGGDRTKKANLAELSKPEKDLRRAIHTAIQAVTEDFEGEYQFNTAVSELMKLSNALTDTTCKDSPIYVEGIQTLLLLLAPLAPHIADELWQGIGHTESIHLQAWPEADAAALVADEITIVIQILGKTRGSIQVPAGADKAAQEQYARESELAQRYIEGKEIKKVIVVPGKLVNFVVA; this comes from the coding sequence GTGGAGTCCCGGTATACCCCCAAAGCAATTGAGGACAAGTGGCAGCAAACTTGGGCTGAGCTAGGCTTAGACCAGACCTCTACAGATCCTAACAAGCCCAAATTCTACGCGCTGTCCATGTTTCCCTATCCTTCGGGTAATCTGCACATGGGGCACGTGCGGGTGTATACCATTGCCGATGTAATTGCGCGACTGAAGAAAATGCAGGGCTACCGAGTGCTGCACCCAATGGGTTGGGATGCCTTTGGTCTGCCCGCAGAAAACGCGGCGATCGATCGCGGGATTCAACCTGCCGAGTGGACTTACCAAAACGTCGCGCAAATGCAGAAGCAGTTGCAGAAGCTGGGCACCTGTTTCGACTGGAGCCGAGAAGTCACGACCTGCTCGCCAGACTACTACCGCTGGACTCAGTGGATCTTCTTGCAGTTCTACCAAGCTGGCTTGGCCTATCAAAAAGAGTCGGCAGTGAACTGGGACCCGGTTGACCAAACGGTACTTGCGAATGAGCAGGTAGATAATGAAGGCCGTTCTTGGCGGTCGGGGGCGCAGGTAGAGCGCAAGCTACTGAAGCAGTGGTTCCTCAAGATCACCGATTATGCCGAGCAACTGCTTACTGACTTGGATAAGCTCAAGGGTTGGCCAGAGCGAGTCAAGCTGATGCAGGCTAACTGGATTGGCAAATCGGTGGGTGCTTATTTGGAATTCCCCATCGTCGGTTCTGACGAAAAGATTGGGGTGTTTACCACTCGCCCGGATACGGTTTATGGCGTGACTTATGTGGTGCTCGCGCCAGAGCATCCTCTCACGGCTCGCGTCACTACGAGCGATCGCCAGGAAGCCGTGGAAGCATTTGCTAAAGAAGTGGCGGGTCAGAGCGAATTGGAGCGAACCGCAGAGGACAAACCTAAGCGGGGTATTCCGACCGGAGGCAAAGCGATTAATCCGTTCACCGGGGAGGAAGTGCCAATCCTGATTGCCGACTACGTGCTGTACGAGTATGGCACTGGGGCCGTTATGGGGGTGCCTGCTCATGATGTGCGCGACTTCAAGTTTGCCACGGAAAAGAACTTGCCGATCAAGACAGTGATTGTGCCGGAAGGCGGCGATGCCAATGCGCCTCTAGAAGCTGCCTACACTGAGCCAGGCATTATGGTGAATTCTGGTCAGTTTGATGGCACGCCATCGATCCAAGGCAAGGAAGCGATCGTGAAATTTGCCGAAGCGCAAGGGTTTGGTAAGGCGCGAGTGCAGTATCGCTTGCGAGATTGGTTGATTTCCCGTCAACGCTATTGGGGCGCACCGATTCCGATCATTCATTGTTCCCAATGTGGTGCGGTACCTGTACCAGACCAAGATCTCCCGGTGCGGTTGCCAGAAAATGTTGCGTTTTCGGGCCGGGGGCCATCTCCTTTAGCACAACTCGAAGACTGGGTGAATGTGCCTTGTCCCAGTTGTGGCACAGCGGCGAAGCGGGAAACCGACACGATGGATACCTTCATTGATTCGTCGTGGTACTTCCTCCGTTACCCAGATGCTAACAACGATCAGCAAGCCTTTGACCCTGTCATCACCAATGACTGGATGGCAGTCGATCAATATGTGGGTGGGATTGAGCACGCCATTTTGCACTTGCTCTACTCCCGATTCTTTACCAAGGTGTTGCGCGATCGCGGTCTCCTCAATTTTGATGAACCCTTTGAGCGCTTGTTGACCCAGGGGATGGTGCAAGGTCTGACCTACAAGAATCCCACCACGGGTAAATATGTCACACCTAACTTGGTGAACGCAGGCGATCCCAGAGACCCTAAAACGGGAGAAACGTTGGAGGTCTTCTACGAGAAGATGTCCAAGTCGAAGTACAACGGGGTTGATCCAGAAGCGGTCTTGGCGAAGTATGGCGCAGACACGGCCCGGATGTTTATCCTGTTCAAGGCTCCTCCAGAGAAAGACTTGGAGTGGGATGACGCCGATGTAGAAGGTCAGTTCCGCTTTTTGGGTCGGGTGTGGCGGTTGGTAAGTGAGTTTGCGGAGAAGGGTGGCGATCGCACCAAGAAGGCTAATCTAGCTGAACTAAGCAAGCCAGAGAAGGATCTCCGCCGCGCCATCCACACAGCGATTCAAGCGGTGACAGAAGACTTTGAAGGAGAATATCAATTCAACACGGCGGTGTCTGAGTTGATGAAGCTGAGTAACGCCCTCACCGATACCACCTGCAAAGACTCTCCTATCTATGTGGAAGGGATTCAGACATTGCTCTTGTTGTTAGCTCCTTTGGCTCCGCATATTGCCGATGAGCTATGGCAGGGGATCGGACATACGGAGTCAATTCACTTGCAAGCTTGGCCTGAAGCGGACGCTGCGGCCTTGGTAGCAGACGAGATCACGATCGTGATTCAGATCTTGGGTAAAACCCGTGGCAGTATCCAAGTACCTGCGGGAGCTGACAAAGCAGCCCAAGAGCAATATGCTCGTGAGTCGGAATTGGCTCAGCGCTACATCGAAGGCAAGGAGATCAAGAAAGTGATCGTCGTGCCTGGTAAGTTGGTCAATTTCGTAGTGGCTTAA
- a CDS encoding gamma-glutamylcyclotransferase — MDFLKVFVYGTLKPGEVNYQRYCAGKVVTATPAIARGQLFALPLGYPAMTWGTQTVHGFLLSFQDTAILSRLDALEDFVSGRSPEQNEYQRELITVFDSEEQPLGRAWAYLMHPHHIQQLRGVLIPDGIWLAQARPS, encoded by the coding sequence ATGGATTTCTTGAAAGTCTTTGTCTACGGCACCCTCAAGCCAGGCGAGGTGAATTACCAACGCTACTGTGCAGGCAAAGTTGTGACGGCAACACCCGCGATCGCTCGTGGTCAGCTATTTGCTTTGCCGTTGGGCTACCCAGCTATGACTTGGGGAACTCAAACGGTGCACGGGTTTTTGCTTAGCTTCCAGGACACAGCCATCTTGTCCCGCTTAGATGCTTTAGAAGATTTTGTGTCAGGGCGATCGCCAGAGCAAAACGAATATCAGCGAGAACTGATTACGGTTTTTGACTCAGAGGAGCAACCGTTGGGCAGGGCTTGGGCTTACCTCATGCACCCCCATCACATTCAACAACTCCGAGGTGTCCTAATCCCCGATGGAATTTGGCTGGCGCAAGCCCGACCCAGTTGA
- a CDS encoding anti-sigma factor, translating to MMSDFESRNSSKPTSPEDGFTGQIDNPHQPTGARSMLQRDRFELLSAYLDGEVTAAERKQVEEWLATDPVVKRLYTRLLELRQGLQAMPVPAASQSVDQTVDAVFKRVNRRPKQLLLWGGAAVAALFVGAVSGFLPGNNSFSPQFAQSPIEGSGAAQNAQLPSSAQPVNSDALMIALDQPVVEIPKAPVSLPADAVEDIHNDSNDNIR from the coding sequence ATGATGTCTGATTTTGAGTCCCGTAACAGCTCTAAACCAACGTCCCCTGAAGATGGTTTCACTGGACAGATTGATAACCCCCATCAACCTACGGGTGCCCGTTCTATGCTTCAACGCGATCGCTTCGAATTATTAAGTGCTTACCTGGATGGTGAAGTCACTGCCGCAGAACGTAAGCAAGTCGAAGAATGGCTAGCAACAGACCCCGTTGTTAAGCGTTTGTACACCCGCTTGCTGGAACTGCGCCAAGGCTTGCAGGCGATGCCCGTACCTGCGGCAAGTCAATCGGTTGACCAAACCGTTGATGCCGTGTTCAAGCGAGTTAATCGTCGGCCTAAGCAACTTCTACTTTGGGGTGGCGCAGCGGTTGCAGCTTTATTTGTGGGTGCGGTTTCCGGATTCCTTCCCGGCAACAACTCTTTCAGCCCCCAGTTTGCCCAGTCTCCTATTGAAGGCTCAGGTGCAGCTCAGAATGCACAACTGCCTAGCTCGGCGCAGCCCGTTAATTCTGACGCTTTGATGATTGCTCTAGACCAGCCAGTGGTGGAAATTCCCAAGGCTCCGGTTTCTCTACCAGCGGATGCAGTCGAAGATATTCATAACGACTCCAACGATAATATTCGCTAG
- a CDS encoding sigma-70 family RNA polymerase sigma factor translates to MSHSLPVSWSTVEANAPQVPVQPEKLSNYDLILQCQEGLRPDRSAFAELMRRYQSHVERVLYHLAPDWQDRSDLAQEVWIRVYRNVKRLNDPVKFRGWLSRIATNLFYDELRKRKRVSEPLSLDAPRAMDDGEMDWEIASADPGPEEHLTTREFYDQLREAIADLPEVFRTTIVLREIEGMAYEEIAEITGVSLGTVKSRIARARQRLQFQLQNYLDGQ, encoded by the coding sequence ATGAGTCACTCTCTTCCTGTATCCTGGTCCACGGTTGAGGCAAATGCTCCTCAAGTGCCAGTGCAACCCGAAAAACTCTCAAATTACGATTTGATTTTGCAATGTCAAGAAGGGCTACGGCCCGATCGCTCGGCATTTGCTGAATTAATGCGGCGCTACCAATCCCATGTAGAACGGGTCTTGTATCATCTTGCTCCCGATTGGCAGGATCGCTCAGATCTGGCTCAAGAAGTCTGGATTCGGGTTTACCGCAACGTCAAACGCTTAAACGACCCAGTGAAGTTCCGGGGCTGGCTGAGCCGTATTGCCACCAACTTGTTCTATGACGAACTGCGGAAGCGCAAGCGGGTATCAGAGCCTCTATCTCTGGATGCGCCGCGAGCGATGGATGACGGAGAAATGGATTGGGAGATTGCTTCTGCTGATCCTGGTCCCGAAGAGCACTTGACGACCCGCGAGTTTTACGACCAACTTCGTGAGGCGATCGCTGACCTACCTGAAGTTTTCCGCACAACCATCGTGTTGCGCGAAATTGAAGGCATGGCCTATGAAGAAATTGCCGAGATTACGGGCGTTTCTCTGGGTACTGTAAAGTCAAGAATTGCTAGAGCAAGGCAGCGCTTGCAGTTTCAATTGCAAAACTATTTGGATGGTCAGTAA